In the genome of Rhodamnia argentea isolate NSW1041297 chromosome 3, ASM2092103v1, whole genome shotgun sequence, one region contains:
- the LOC115733779 gene encoding uncharacterized protein LOC115733779 has translation MSIRSGHVVECDTDSSTIDGSDGCEEVNHATSNRWAEGAEEDGFAIIDLNELYRRNVQSIEGTSMRRDTQEGSSMRRDTEVGDVGLYVDTLSDNVDLLNVDSQVEYTHPEFDAEVDMENPTFKLGMCFSNAKEFRGAVRNYAIKNEKQVRFTKNAPNKLRAVCFDGCGWLIYASKVQREQTLQVKTFNPVHTCNRALHVPQVSSKWSANKYCDRLRNNPTWPSASMKKTMESENVLKLSRTMVYRAGVTTMSMVTGNEKEQFGILRSYCQALLDSNAGSTCVIKSEQCEDQFKFEGVYICLDALRRGFLEGCRRFVGFDGCHLSSGYKGILLAVVGLDGNDQMYPFAWAIVGQETYKTWHWFISMIAEDLGITDSANSKSWTFMCDKQKGLVQALANLMPEA, from the exons ATGTCCATAAGGAGTGGGCATGTGGTGGAATGTGACACTGATAGCAGTACCATCGATGGAA GTGATGGATGTGAAGAAGTGAATCATGCCACGTCTAATAGGTGGGCTGAAGGTGCTGAAGAAGATGGGTTTGCGATTATTGATCTTAATGAGTTATATAGAAGAAATGTACAAAGTATAGAAGGTACTTCAATGCGAAGGGATACGCAGGAAGGTAGTTCAATGCGGAGGGATACGGAAGTTGGAGACGTCGGCTTGTATGTAGATACATTATCTGATAATGTAGATTTGCTAAATGTGGATAGTCAAGTTGAGTATACACATCCCGAGTTTGATGCTGAGGTGGATATGGAGAATCCAACTTTCAAGTTGGGGATGTGCTTTAGTAATGCTAAAGAGTTTAGAGGAGCAGTTAGAAATTATGctattaaaaatgagaaacaGGTGAGGTTCACTAAGAATGCGCCAAATAAGTTGAGGGCAGTGTGTTTTGACGGTTGTGGTTGGCTTATATATGCCTCCAAAGTTCAAAGGGAGCAGACTTTACAAGTTAAAACCTTCAACCCCGTACATACATGCAATAGAGCTCTACATGTTCCTCAAGTGAGCTCTAAATGGTCGGCAAACAAGTATTGTGATCGGTTGAGGAATAATCCAACGTGGCCTAGTGCTTCAATGAAGAAAACAATGGAGTCTGAAAATGTTTTGAAGTTGTCCAGGACAATGGTCTACAGAGCCGGGGTTACGACTATGAGTATGGTCACGGGAAATGAGAAGGAGCAATTTGGGATACTTAGAAGCTATTGCCAAGCACTTCTTGATTCCAATGCCGGATCCACTTGTGTAATCAAGAGTGAGCAATGTGAAGACCAATTCAAGTTTGAAGGAGTCTATATATGTCTAGATGCATTGAGAAGGGGCTTTCTAGAAGGATGTAGGCGCTTTGTGGGGTTTGATGGTTGTCATTTGTCATCGGGCTACAAAGGTATACTTCTAGCAGTTGTGGGCCTAGATGGAAATGATCAAATGTATCCATTTGCATGGGCGATCGTGGGACAAGAAACATACAAGACATGGCATTGGTTCATTAGTATGATCGCTGAAGATTTGGGGATTACGGACTCGGCAAATTCAAAGTCTTGGACTTTCATGTGTGATAAGCAAAAGGGATTGGTGCAAGCACTAGCTAATTTGATGCCTGAAGCGTAA